ACTACAAGCTAGTGGTAAATTTTATGGTGTTAGAATACCATATACATATTGCCAGTATTGACGATGATGATGCGCTAAAAACAACAAGAGATTGAATAATATATGGCTGTCAATGGAAACATTCATATTTTGTCTTCTTTCCTTTAACtgtcaaatccaagatggccaccagtcaGCCATCCCATCTTCCAATCGGTCAcaacatataacatttaaaactaGGCACAAAGAGGAACTATAAAATATGAGAGagatgttttcaatatttactGAGAATTAGTGCTTACTAACTCCAATTGtcaaaacccaagatggctTCAGGAACGCTATCTTGCATCATTTCGAGCAGTCTCAAAATACAATGTGCATAGCAAGGCACCAATTGGACCccaaataatgataaaagaacaaGAAACACAGAATCACCTCTTTAGCAGTTGTATCTTTAATTAAACGATTTGGAACAATTAACGATTGTATTATAACAAGCAGTATTGctcaacaaaattataataatttatatgaagTATGAGGATGATGtagcaaataaaaataaaataaaaaacagttGAAAATTAAAGCAGATGATTTACTGACATCtacaaataatgataaaaaatactgTTACCATTGTCCTAGTAGAATTCCAAGTGGGGCAATTGCCaccagatactgaccgctggtcggtgggtTTTCTCCATGTAttcggttttcctccaccaacaaacctggtacgttcttacatgaccctggcttttaatgggacgttaaactaataaaaccaaaccctTTTAGTAGAGGCCTTTAaagcaaattatatttttgGATCTATCCCAAAACATATTATGTATAACTAGACACCTTGGGGAGCCTACATATGTGGGCCCGGATGttagcgcgcgaggggtcttaatGTGGGAGGGAACcagagtgcccggagaaaacccacgtgatcgggcaggtgaccccttaCCTTTTTGAcatccgtgccggggatcgaacccctgccggctaggtgaaaggcaaGCGGCTTAACCCCTACACCACCCAACAACCCTAATGCAATTTTTACTTGTTGATAAACAATTCACATGGGCCTAAGTGGTCATCTAACTATTGAAACATTACAGTATAAAGTCGAATTTTAAAGTAGGGCAAAACAACTTTCCATCAAtacaaaagaatcaaataaacTGAAAATGTTAATCTTTTCTTCCCCTAACAATGAAAGCGTCGTATATTACAAACACTCCAATAGTTGTAAGGTTCTGCTACAATTCGACAACTTGAatttttttagcctttttgacccgtgtgaccttgaatgaaggtcaagataattcatttgaacaaacttggtagcccggcatcccagcatgtcacatgcccaatattactttttacttatttttcaaaatgtttagCCTTTTTCACGcatgtgacattgaatgaaggtcaaggtcattcatttgaacaacttggtagccatttatcccagcatgctacatgtcTAATATGAACCATGGACCTTTTCGTTATTGataagaagtcgtttgaatgaaaagtttacggacggcgcacggcggacggaggacggcgcacggcgcacgacgatggacggaacatgacgactatatgtcatcctgacccttcgggttaTATGACCTAAAAATCTTGAAAGCATGTACATGTCCAGCAAGCCAAAATCCAAATagtgattaattaattaagatgTATTTTTTTGCAAGATTGTTTAATTCATTTACATTGCATGTATTTAGctctttttaaaatatgtgatgaTATCTTTATTCTTGCTATAGatcttttatataaattatcaatCATATCGATAAACGTATTGCTTACAGAAAGTGCCTAcgcaatgggttttttttagaatttgtcatttttttctttcttctgcataacatttttataacgATATTCTTTAATTCTCAATCCACTGCCGTTTAAAGTATTTACATTCCATATATAGGTGATGCCAAGTTTATCTAGTTCAATTTTGACGTTGTTAGTCCAGTCGTCATTTATAGATAATCGTTCCTCTGTACACGAGTTCCTTTGATTTTAGTCAGTATTTCATAAAACGCGGTTTTCTATCAAACCTAAAGTATAAATAAAAGCATTACAGACATTTCTTTTAACTCCATGCGAGCATTAAAAACAACACGAGGAAGTTTGAAATAGTTAtaatataaacacaaaaatgtaAACGTATGTGTACGCTCAccagttacaacagaaaataGTCATTTTGATCATAAATAGCTTGATTGGATGGAATCAATACATTAAATCAATGAAATTTATAGATTTCATTCCGATGACATGAAATCAAATCCGATGGTTTGAAGTCCTATCATAATAATGGTGTTAACTATAAAGCTATCTACATGTTGTCATCACTGAATCTGTACACCTCGAGTACAGTAGATTCCCGCGTAGAAGTAACCACGAACTCCTGTTTGGTTGGATGGACCACTATACACGACGGATTGGTGATACTGGATAGTTTGGGTAGTAGTACCCTCGCACGGGATCCGTCAGGTGATATAAGGTAAACGTTTCTGGAactgtaaccacacacatacacattgTGGTCCCGGTCCAGTCCAATACCTATAGGATCCCTCAGACCAGGATCCCTGTACCTGTAGACTACTGTGTCACTGTCTAGTCGTCTACACACTACGTCATCGTTATCTCTGTGGTATACAGTAGAGTTAGATGTAGATACGGCGACGTATGTGTTACATCCACTCGTCTTTATAGACTTGGTGACCTTCCCATTGATAGACATGACCTTCACACTATCCTCAGTACCGACCAGGATGTTATCCCCGAGTACTGCTATACTCCTGGTATGAGGTGGAGAACTGATCTTGGTGATCACAGACAGCTGACCATTCTGTAGTGTACATCTCAGTATGGAGGTCTGGTATACAGCCACAAATATCTCATCAGGTGTACGTCCACGTGCTATATCTGAAGGGCTACCGTCAACTCTGTATTCCCTCTGGTAGGAATATTTATCATCAAACAGTAGGAGTCTGTTGTTATTGATATCTGTGATCAGTAACTCATTGTTGTCAGTAAAGATACCTCCCGTCAAATAAGGTGTCCTCACTCCTCCAAGTGTACGGGCGTTAACTGTATATACACAGGATACCGAGCCGGTCCATACATTCACAGCAGTCGTTATTGAGGTAGTCTGGACTGTCAGATGCTGTAGAGATCCCGCCAAATCGGAAGTCGATATCGAGTCCGCAAAGTTAGAAGCTAAAGGTGTCAAAAGCAAACTTTCGATCAAGGAAGTGATTTGACCATTTGATTTTTGTGACACAGGTGAAAGCGACGAGGTGATTTCAAAATGTCCAATGTTTGtgattttcatgattttatcaattgtttCATCTAGCTTCAAAGTGATGTCAAACCTATTTGGTTCTGCCTTGGTATGTTGATCCATTCGACGGTAATGTCCCGAAagttgattttttgtatgttCTCTTATGACAAATCGGTGACGGTCTGTTAGCTGATGTTCTGAATCCGATATCAACTGGTGTGAATTTTCCACGTTAATGTGAAATGATTTAACACACTTCCGCCGAGTCATAAGCTGTTCTCTTCTCAATCTGAAAATATCAGCAACGTCAGATTGGAATGTTTTCTTCAGGATATCTAGTTTGTCCTTAGCTTTATCTATTCTGTCTGTCATCACAGTTAaaacttctttttcttttgcGTTTAGGGCGTCTATCCCTAAATCATCTTCCTCTATCATCTTCTTTATTTCCTCAGTCACTTCCTTCAATTCTGACTCAACCGGACTCGGTGTAGCTGTACTCTTCTTGATCACATCCTTCATTGGTTTTACATTGTTACATTGTCTGTGGGACACCAACACACAAGTATTACAACACATAGCACTATGGTCCACACAGTAGAAATCGAATGTGTTTCCCACATGTTGATGACACATTTCATAGACACTGGCAAGTAGTCCAATATTTCCAGAGATGGAGTTAAGTTGGTGTGTAGCTGATAGTTTGCTTCTTTCATGATGAATTCGGCACTGAATGCAAAGCTTCTCCTCACATTCAGTGCAAGTGACTTCGGCAGGGTTCGATTCTTTTCCCCGAAGACATGGATCACAAAACTGGACACCAGACATCTGTGCTGTAGGAGAAACAAGCAAATCATTTTTCGGTAGGCATGTCGCCCAGGTACTTACGTCCGCATTGACATCATCGTTATACGTCGGTGTCTCGCATACTGGACATGGGAAGTAGAGTCTGTCGTCTGCTGTGACGTATTCCGCGTTGATGTATGATGACAAACATCGACAACAGAAAGTATGACCACAGAGCAGGAGTCTAGGTTCGGTGTATGGATTAGTACACATAAGGCATCTGTACTTATATATTTGCACAGCGTCGGCCATGTCTGTGATCAAAGGGCTATGTACAGGTCGATCTGGAATAGACAAAAAATGTATTGATCAAACATACGTAAGAGTTCATCAGTTTAGGATATTTGtgaatatatttcaaacatcGGCAAACGTAACTGACGTATTGTCAGCCCACAGGGACATGGGAACTAGTTACTATATAGAGCTTTATAAGGCGCATATTTCGCAGTTTCTTCAACGgaacatatttatttcattgtacacCGATTAGTATAGCCTATTTATACTTGTACCTTCGACATATCCCAGCATGCTTTTCAGGAAAACCTTACAAAAATGACGTTTTAGCCAACAATTCAAACTACAGCTCTTGTTCAAATGTACCATTGTGATTTATCTATACTCAAATAACATTTGACGAATATGTGTCAATTTTGTTAAAACGAGGTTGTTATCGCGGTAATGACGAGTGTATACAGTTACGTGTAGAATTAATTAAGAAACTTCTCTGCTCGAAAGTAAGATTTCCCTATGACTTTTTTCTGATAcagatttttgaaataaaagtcCTTGGTATTGTGAATCACAGATGTTTTACGCAATTGTGATTCACCAGAATTCACTGTTTTTAGAGCAAACAAATTGGTTATTTAATAAGTACGAGTATTGTTTTaccaaagaaaataataacaaaacctTGTCAAGTTATTTTTGCTCAGATTAGCAGCATATGTTAGTCACTTTCCGTAAATGTAGAAGATGAAAATACCCATTTTACCCATTTTTGACAGAGTGAGTGCTTCACAGAAAAAGTTCTGATGACTAACTTTTTCTAATATAAAAGAGTTCAAAAGAAACGCATGTTCCTGTTTCTAAAACCGACATACAAATTCGAGGTCAGTGTGCAGGATTTTCcccaatatttgttatttttcatagttttttttacgAAGAAATCAATTTACTTAACTAcactaaaataaagaaatagaaaaaaaatatattgaaaaaaaaaacaacaacaaaagtcATCACTGTGAACATTGAATTATTTTACCGCAGAAATTAACTTTACAtaggtacaggtaaactgtGGTCGCACAGACGATTTAAGTGACAATTTTAAAGATAAACTGTTCAAGTAGGAGTTTTTGTGACCACGTAAGGTCGAAGGGTGAAAATTGATgctttcattgtttaagtcctaatCAATTAAATACCAGCGGAATCTTTTGAATTTTCGACTGCAAATCAGAGGTAGGTCACAGTGCCTTAATTaagcatttgttttattttagcattaaaattttcattttacaacGATTTGATAGCTTGGGAGATTAATGTTAAACACTTCATGTGGATCTTGCCATTATCTGCTTAagatttttggtttgattagtttaacgttctattaacagccagagtcatttaaggacgtgccagggtTGCTgctggaggaaagccggagtaacCGGAGAtcaaccaccgaccagcggtcagtacctggcaactgccccacatgggattcggactcgcgacccagaggtgtagggcatgtggtaatatgtcggtacatcttaaccactcggccactgcggccccaatctgcttaagatgattacatTCTAGGTTCACATGGGCTGGATGACGGgtatacataaaattatattcaatGGATGGTATCGTCTGTCAACTAAGCATTTTGTACGGGTTTAAATTATTAAAgtttcacaatatttttttgaaaatcacaatctcttttattaattctaaaacgagactgaaacctcaccaGAGAAGATttttaagagaaaaaaatcGAATTTTAGAAATGCGGTGCTCATGTTTGTCTATACCTACCTGATATTGGGTATTTTGTTTACTCACAGCGAGCCTATCACCATTCACCGGTATAGATACATAGTACATAGatacatcattttatttataCCACTAAGATTTATCTATGGCCACTAGAACAGGTCCACTTATATGTAAGGTATGGCAccacaattttaacatttattgaaggaACAAGGTAAAATGAACTTTACACGAGCTGTCACTTTCGGTTTGCATAGGATTACAATTAAAAGGGTATGAATCACTTTTTACTTCAGAAGTCAtgactatatatgtataacgaACTTTGCCTTAAAGTCTAATTATATCAACATTGTCTTTTGTGTGGCTGCGATCATTATTTCGGTAATATGTTCAATATTTCCGGCTTGAGAATAATCTCTGTTGTTGGTTTTCCCTGGTACCTGACTATAGTATAATTATAGACAAGACGAACGACAACTCGTACTTATCCACGTCCTTGTTTTGGCAAAATATCTACACTTACTGTGTCTCTGTACAATCTCGCCATTCATACTACCATTGTAATGGTATGTATAGACAACAAAATCTTAGCCAGTTTACGTCTCTTGACTGTAAAATATTACAGGTGAATCTATTACCAGTGTTACAACCCTGAGTAAGTGAAGCGTGCTATCTTCATCCATTGTTAGATCAATTTTCTCAGTTTACACTTCGTTCCAACTTAATAACCTcgacattttaaaaaataccagtaattataactttataacAGATAATATGAATTTCTCCATAGTATGaaattgaataattttataACTGGTTGATTTTAAATTGAACTTTATCATCATTTTCACAACATATACAATTTCAGTTGTTTCTGTCTATATTTCTACAACTATCTACCAGTTTCTGCATTTAATTTATGAGATGATAATCTAACTTTTGCAATTTCTCTGATAAATTATGTTGTAAATGTAGCTAAATACTGCTTCAAGCAAAATTCAccataaatatatttgtataaaaagaaaacttgaACAATAttgttcaaaaatatttttcattcgaattttaattatattcagTGTGATAGTACGTTTCATGGTCAATGTCAGCTGTCAATCATCTCACTGCTGCACAtactacacaaacacacataacGTTACTAAACCATATACATAAAGCACCTACTAGAAAGAGAGATACAGAGAGGGACAGAGTGGGGGGAGGGTAGGGGAGAGATACGGGGATGGAGGGAGAGAGATATATGATTCGGTATATTGTTTAATTGCAACCTTTGTTCTTCAACAGCGAAAATTATATATCCCATTTTCGGGTCACTATGACACTGACATTACCAATGTCGATAGTATGAATGGAGCGACTGTACATAGGGGCCCGGTGAGTGTACGGTTGTACACTATTATACTGACATTACAAATGTTAATCAAGGCATAATTATATGCAATAGGTGATTAAGGAAGTTAGTTAAGGACGAGTTGTCGTTCGTCTTGTCCATAGTTACCAAGGATCACCAACAACAGAGATCATTCTCAAGCACAgagatattgaaaatataaccGAAATAAGGACAACATTCAGACAAAAGgtaaaattgatataattaGACGTGACTTATGACAGATAAGataaaattctttattttatataatcgAAATTATACGAAGAATGTGAAGTAACACCAAAGTTGTTCATACCTTTATAAAGGTAATCCTACGCTAACCAAAGTTATATTGTAAAGTTCAATTTAAAATCAAT
This genomic window from Argopecten irradians isolate NY chromosome 11, Ai_NY, whole genome shotgun sequence contains:
- the LOC138335444 gene encoding tripartite motif-containing protein 2-like, translating into MADAVQIYKYRCLMCTNPYTEPRLLLCGHTFCCRCLSSYINAEYVTADDRLYFPCPVCETPTYNDDVNADVSTWATCLPKNDLLVSPTAQMSGVQFCDPCLRGKESNPAEVTCTECEEKLCIQCRIHHERSKLSATHQLNSISGNIGLLASVYEMCHQHVGNTFDFYCVDHSAMCCNTCVLVSHRQCNNVKPMKDVIKKSTATPSPVESELKEVTEEIKKMIEEDDLGIDALNAKEKEVLTVMTDRIDKAKDKLDILKKTFQSDVADIFRLRREQLMTRRKCVKSFHINVENSHQLISDSEHQLTDRHRFVIREHTKNQLSGHYRRMDQHTKAEPNRFDITLKLDETIDKIMKITNIGHFEITSSLSPVSQKSNGQITSLIESLLLTPLASNFADSISTSDLAGSLQHLTVQTTSITTAVNVWTGSVSCVYTVNARTLGGVRTPYLTGGIFTDNNELLITDINNNRLLLFDDKYSYQREYRVDGSPSDIARGRTPDEIFVAVYQTSILRCTLQNGQLSVITKISSPPHTRSIAVLGDNILVGTEDSVKVMSINGKVTKSIKTSGCNTYVAVSTSNSTVYHRDNDDVVCRRLDSDTVVYRYRDPGLRDPIGIGLDRDHNVYVCGYSSRNVYLISPDGSRARVLLPKLSSITNPSCIVVHPTKQEFVVTSTRESTVLEVYRFSDDNM